From the Lathyrus oleraceus cultivar Zhongwan6 chromosome 4, CAAS_Psat_ZW6_1.0, whole genome shotgun sequence genome, one window contains:
- the LOC127136445 gene encoding uncharacterized mitochondrial protein AtMg00810-like — translation MDVKNAFLHGDLTEDIYMTPPQGLFLSSKGVCKIKCSLYGLKQAPRAWYEKFRSTLLGFFFTQSQYDSSLFIHRTSIGIVLLLLYVDDMIITGSDHASIQSLKQQLQASFHMKDLGNLHYFLGLEVHSTSKGIFLHQHKYATYLISMAGLQSANPVDTPLEVNVKYHRDDGDLLPDPLLYRQFVGSLNYLTITRPDISFAVQQLSQFMHFPRHLHLAAVRRIIRYLKGGSHRGLFFPTGIAPKLSAYSDVDWAGCPDTRRSITGWCMFLGSSLISWKSKKQARVSKSSTESEYRAMFAACSEIIWLRGLLDELGFPQTEPTSLYADNTSAIQIVANPVFHERTKHIEVDCHSIRDAYDDRLISLPHVSTQL, via the coding sequence atggatgtgaaaaatGCTTTTCTTCATGGTGACCTGACGGAAGATATTTATATGACTCCTCCTCAAGGTTTATTCTTGTCATCTAAGGGTGTGTGCAAGATCAAATGCTCCttatatggtttgaaacaagcacctagagcatggtatgaaaaATTCCGCTCAACTCTACTTGGGTTCTTCTTTACTCAGAGTCAATATGATTCTTCTCTATTTATTCATAGAACTTCTATTGGAATTGTCCTACTTCTtctgtatgttgatgatatgattattACTGGTTCTGATCATGCTTCGATTCAAAGCCTTAAACAACAGTTACAAGCATCATTTCATATGAAAGATCTTGGTAATTTGCATTACTTTCTTGGTCTTGAGGTTCATTCTACATCCAAGGGCATATTCCTCCATCAACACAAGTATGCCACATATTTAATTTCTATGGCTGGTCTACAATCAGCTAATCCAGTGGATACTCCTCTTGAGGTTAATGTTAAATATCATCGTGATGATGGTGATCTCTTGCCTGATCCCTTATTGTATCGTCAATTCGTGGGTAGCCTTAATTACCTGACTATTACTCGCCCTGACATATCTTTTGCTGTTCAACAATTAAGTCAATTCATGCACTTTCCTCGTCATCTTCACTTGGCAGCAGTTCGTCGCATAATTCGCTACCTGAAGGGAGGCTCTCATCGTGGTTTATTCTTTCCCACTGGAATTGCTCCAAAACTGAGTGCTTATAGTGATGTCGATTGGGCAGGATGTCCTGATACTCGGCGATCTATCACTGGTTGGTGCATGTTTCTTGGCTCTTCATTGATATcatggaaaagtaagaaacaagCGAGAGTCTCTAAATCTTCTACTGAATCTGAGTATCGTGCCATGTTTGCTGCCTGTTCTGAAATAATTTGGCTTCGTGGTCTTTTGGATGAACTTGGATTTCCTCAAACAGAGCCAACTTCACTTTATGCGGATAATACAAGTGCCATCCAAATCGTTGCGAATCCTGTTTTTCATGAacgcaccaaacatatcgaagTTGATTGTCATTCGATCCGTGACGCATATGATGACAGACTAATATCACTTCCTCATGTCAGTACTCAATTGTAG